The Vibrio sp. B1FLJ16 DNA segment CGATGGCAATGTTGTTGGTTTCAATTACCAAATCTAATTGGTCTAGCGCTTTAAACGGTTTACCACCCAACCAACGCGGTTTGGAATAATACTGCACCGTCACTTGATCAAAACGCACTTGGGCAGACGTAGGTTGATGTTGCTTATTCAAAATAGGCTCCAAAGACCGGATTAAGGAAGTAACTTCGCCAATTGTTGGCAGAAAAGATGTTGGCTTTGGGAAATGGCATGCCATGGTTCGCCATAAGCGACCACGCTGTTGTCAGCAATCACCAGAATTTTATCGCACGCCAGAGCGGCAGAGAGATCATGTGTGATCAGCAGACCGCTGATGTCACGTTGTTTGACGCTAGTATGGAACAGCTCAAGAATTTCAGCTTCGGTGATTGGGTCGAGTGCACTGGTTGGCTCATCAGCGATGATGAGATTCGCACTACCAAGTAAAGCAATAGCGATACAAATTCTCTGACGCTGGCCACCAGATAACTGACTCGGATACAATTTAAGTATCGAAACGGGTTCAGCAAACCCTAACTGAGCGAGTAGAGACAATACAGTCTCTCGATTTGCTGAACTTAAACGAGTTTTGTTGCCAGTTAGAGCTAAGCATAACTGTTGCCCTACCGATGCCAAAGGATTCAACGCTTTTAACGCATCTTGAAAAATAACGGCTGGACGTTGTAATGCCGAGCGTTGCAGCATAGAAAGCTCACTAACTTCAACTGTGTTTAGATCGATGTTACCTTCAGCAGAAATGTCGGATGGCAGAAACCCAGCGACCGCTTTCGACAGCATCGACTTACCAATGCCCGACGGCCCCATAATTGCAATAACTTCGCCTTGGCAGAGATCGAAAGAGATATCACTGAAAAACGTACGCTTAGAATCAGCGAGACTAAGTTTATTGACTGAAAGAATTGGTTGAGGCATCTCGATAACAACGTTTTAATGTAATAATATAACATAACAATGCTATCACGAGAGTCTAACGAAGGGAACCTCACCTCATAAGCATTTTTGTTTAACTTGGCCAATATATGGCACCAAGAAGGCAAAACGCCCAATATAGAAAAGTGCAAAGGCTAGCCATAGCCCATGATTACCCCACATTTGCACAGAGATAAACTGAACGACCAAGAAGATCACCAAGGTGAGAATACTTGAGTTGCGTACTGGTCGTGTCGTCCCCGTTCCGGTAAAGATCCCATAGAATGTCAGACCGTATCCTGCCACTAACGGGAAAACCAATAGCCAAGGACTCATTTCTAAGTAGAGTTCAATCAGCTCAGGTAGCGTAGTAAACAGCATCACTATCTGCTGTTTAAACAACAGTGTGATCAACGTTAGTACGATCACGAACGCCGTCGTCCACTGAGTATTTAGCTTGATAACACTGTCGAGCAGAGTTGGATTCTTTTGCCCTACCGCTTTACCAGCAAAAACACTCGATGCATTCGCCACACCGTCAAACATGTAACTGACGATAAAGGTCACTTGCATCAAGATCGCATTAGTTGCTAACACATCTGAGCCAAGTTGGGAGCCAACGCGTGCCATCATGTTGAAGAACACCAGAATACAAATGGTACGCAGTAACAAATCCATATTTGAAGAGACAATTACTTTAAGATCTTTACGTGACATTTTTGCCGTACGGACATGGTCAAATAGCGAGAATTGGCAGGTTTTAACAACCAAAACAGCCCCAATTACGAAGGTGGTAATTTGCGCGATCAGAGTGGCAATTGCGACACCCGTAATCCCCATATCGAAATAGACAACAAACAGAACATCAAGCACGATATTGAGCACATTACCGAACACCTGAGTGAAAAAGGTCGCTTTGGCTTTCGCTTGCCCCATTAGCCAGCCGATGATGGTGTAGTTAAGCAGAACAAATGGCGCACCAAAGATCATAATGTCAAAGTAGGCCTTGGCGTTTTGTCCAACGATGGCATCTGGCTCAATGATCCACTCCGCCCCTCGCCAGATCAGTGACTGAAAAACAACAAAGACTAAGCCTACACAAAGTGCAAGAACAAACGGACGAAACAAACTACTCGCCTGCTCTGCATGATCATTCTTACCCAAAGCAATGGCACTCTGCCCCGTTGTACTGACGCGGAAAAAGCCAAACAGCCAGTACAAGGTATTCATAATTACCGTGCCGATCGCTACGCCACCAATAAGCTCTGCGACGCCTAACTGACCAATAACCGCTGTGTCTACCGCGCCCAATAATGGCTGCGTTACGGTTGATACAATGAAAGGAAAAGCAATCTTAAAGTAATCTTTGTGCGTCAGGTTCATTTGTTATTCTTAAAGCGCGCTGAATTTTGAGCCCGCTATAATAATCAAATGGCGTGACAGTGCAAGTTAAATGAAGATAAGAATCATTAACATCTTTGTAAGAAGTTTGTGAACTGAATAGCCACTTAGGGAAGAACACCGTTTAATGATTTTGAGATTTATCCTTTACGATTCATTCCCGTTCACCACGAGGCTCACTCTTTTAACAGAATCAGAACAACAGACTCGTAGGAGGCTGGCTGTAAGCAACGAACCTCATACTAGACATGGGTATCGCGCTATATATTCCAATACATCATCGCTACCGTCCTGAGCTAATTAATAGAGCCTTACACATTAGGGAAAATAAAGAAATAGAAACCACCATAAAAGAATATAAACATTAAAAATGTAGTTAAACCTGCAAAGAAGTTTGCCTTACTATCGTAATAACTAATCCAACCTCCGGCAAAAAATATCTCTTTCGTAGCGAATGCATAAATTACGTTTAGCAACGAAACTAGAAAAGC contains these protein-coding regions:
- a CDS encoding ATP-binding cassette domain-containing protein → MPQPILSVNKLSLADSKRTFFSDISFDLCQGEVIAIMGPSGIGKSMLSKAVAGFLPSDISAEGNIDLNTVEVSELSMLQRSALQRPAVIFQDALKALNPLASVGQQLCLALTGNKTRLSSANRETVLSLLAQLGFAEPVSILKLYPSQLSGGQRQRICIAIALLGSANLIIADEPTSALDPITEAEILELFHTSVKQRDISGLLITHDLSAALACDKILVIADNSVVAYGEPWHAISQSQHLFCQQLAKLLP
- a CDS encoding MATE family efflux transporter → MNLTHKDYFKIAFPFIVSTVTQPLLGAVDTAVIGQLGVAELIGGVAIGTVIMNTLYWLFGFFRVSTTGQSAIALGKNDHAEQASSLFRPFVLALCVGLVFVVFQSLIWRGAEWIIEPDAIVGQNAKAYFDIMIFGAPFVLLNYTIIGWLMGQAKAKATFFTQVFGNVLNIVLDVLFVVYFDMGITGVAIATLIAQITTFVIGAVLVVKTCQFSLFDHVRTAKMSRKDLKVIVSSNMDLLLRTICILVFFNMMARVGSQLGSDVLATNAILMQVTFIVSYMFDGVANASSVFAGKAVGQKNPTLLDSVIKLNTQWTTAFVIVLTLITLLFKQQIVMLFTTLPELIELYLEMSPWLLVFPLVAGYGLTFYGIFTGTGTTRPVRNSSILTLVIFLVVQFISVQMWGNHGLWLAFALFYIGRFAFLVPYIGQVKQKCL